The Mytilus galloprovincialis chromosome 2, xbMytGall1.hap1.1, whole genome shotgun sequence genome has a window encoding:
- the LOC143063448 gene encoding uncharacterized protein LOC143063448 isoform X1, which produces MFITEDIGEPGSEDDGKLPFIGRFREREEIKTCFRKRKNRIVQISGAPCIGKQRLIQQICEELDDENENEKNSNLHIGQVSCKNIRTWDNLLEHVMDSLPEYVFPESAKLSENQIIRVIKSHTKSNNYVLLTFTKLDNFIFNKDINAALGKFSDLCSKILRCSSNIFLLLSSGIRLNMNVGYRIRYVSLLRLSESEAISLLRKSAPDTDFEDTEREIVNGCHCTPGLVLEVASILMHPDGIIKPKYLTNLLCDPKSVLDLFSSNLVTQNEHLRVKIQKLLERLPTSLQLSVNDLILLQGSFSTEALQAVFGHKQSHETTLQIIPLRDSSVLEFDKETNLFSLNPLLRACIDESPNFSTSDLVRLRFVKFFVDLMVTVDNKLYKDSHKSVVEYFHHDYANMKQLLQQAIHCTEDIFTVLMKAVSEAEELFIKCFPVEQVKDFYNHLLNAAKQYGKPEEIAVLKMFLAQAMTQMKVDTNRQVITQLFQEAFRSLSWDHPGYHHMTLLGFLGRFIIRQGKYQKGLRFIQSAIKMKVDGNTRVHRRLIEFLVQKALAEVFRENYDAAEEALNEALDLAQKEAPYHSAIAIIFNTFGLIMDRSGRDEDKALQWYKSSLEERRKFADISPEILVAPLNNIANQSVKRGNNGYALKLTEEALNIRRKCGWNDYYTGLTLRQKAEIFLVQGKQTSAIQLCDEAFKICVECTPRHFFLNEIIFLRFHCHLPSKDLKAATDDFKRMMIDRKRYSQNTERGEQTMHILFHGLFLYDDDEWDNAYNELQVEVRRLRDLAFECSDFDKYLHLCKKINEISHLFTSKRVNTIDIHKIKCQELVRKNCKICPLINVNLLS; this is translated from the exons atttgtgaAGAACTAGACGacgaaaatgaaaatgaaaaaaatagtaatCTTCATATTGGACAAGTATCATGTAAAAACATACGGACATGGGATAACCTTTTAGAACATGTAATGGATTCACTGCCAGAATATGTTTTTCCTGAATCCGCAAAACTCAGTGAAAACCAAATCATCCGAGTTATCAAATCTCACACAAAATCGAATAATTATGTGCTATTGACGTTTACAAAGCTTGAtaactttatatttaataaagatattaacGCAGCATTGGGAAAGTTTTCGGATTTGTGTTCAAAAATTTTACGGTGCTCTTCGAATATCTTTTTGTTGTTAAGTAGTGGAATACGTTTGAATATGAATGTGGGTTATAGAATACGGTATGTATCCCTTCTAAGATTATCAGAATCGGAGGCTATATCGTTATTGCGTAAATCAGCTCCAGATACCGATTTCGAAGATACAGAAAGAGAAATAGTGAATGGGTGTCACTGTACTCCTGGTTTGGTATTAGAAGTAGCCAGTATTTTAATGCACCCAGACGGCATTATCAAGCCTAAATACTTAACTAACTTACTCTGCGACCCAAAAAGCGTATTAGATTTGTTCTCATCTAATTTAGTAACTCAGAACGAACACTTGAGAGTGAAAATACAAAAGCTTCTGGAAAGACTTCCAACCAGTCTGCAATTATCAGTTAATGATTTAATATTACTCCAGGGGTCTTTTTCAACAGAGGCATTACAAGCTGTCTTTGGTCATAAACAGTCACATGAAACAACTCTTCAGATTATACCTCTGAGAGACTCATCCGTCTTAGAGTTTGATAAAGAAACTAATTTGTTTTCGCTGAATCCCTTACTTAGAGCTTGTATTGATGAAAGTCCGAATTTCTCAACGTCTGATCTTGTGAGATTGAGATTTGTAAAGTTTTTTGTTGATCTCATGGTAACTGTAGACAATAAATTGTACAAAGATTCTCATAAAAGTGTGGTAGAGTATTTCCACCATGATTATGCTAATATGAAGCAGCTATTACAGCAAGCTATACACTGTACCGAGGATATCTTTACAGTCCTGATGAAA gCAGTCAGTGAAGCTGAAGAGCTTTTCATAAAATGTTTTCCTGTAGAGCAAGTCAAAGATTTTTACAATCATCTTTTAAATGCAGCAAAACAATATGGGAAACCTGAGGAAATTGCCGTACTCAAAATGTTTCTGGCCCAAGCAATGACACAGATGAAAG TGGATACAAATAGACAGGTAATAACCCAGTTATTTCAGGAAGCATTCAGATCTTTGTCATGGGACCATCCAGGGTATCATCACATGACCTTACTTGGATTTCTGGGAAGATTTATAATACGACAGGGAAAATATCAAAAAGGACTAAG ATTTATACAGTCCGCTATAAAGATGAAGGTAGATGGGAATACGAGAGTACACAGAAGGCTTATTGAATTCCTTGTTCAGAAAGCTTTAGCAGAAGTATTTAGAG AAAATTACGATGCTGCAGAAGAAGCATTAAATGAAGCACTGGATCTAGCTCAGAAAGAGGCTCCGTATCATTCAGCAATAGCTATCATATTTAATACATTTGGACTCATTATGGACAGAT CTGGGCGAGATGAAGACAAGGCTCTACAGTGGTACAAATCATCTCTCGAGGAAAGACGGAAGTTTGCTGATATATCACCAGAAATACTTGTCGCACCACTTAACAATATAGCCAATCAGAGTGTCAAAAGAGGGAACAATG GTTATGCACTTAAACTTACAGAAGAAGCGTTAAACATCAGAAGAAAATGTGGATGGAATGATTATTACACAGGTCTAACCTTACGACAGAAAGCAGAAATATTTCTAGTACA AGGAAAGCAGACATCAGCCATTCAATTATGTGACGAAGCCTTTAAGATATGTGTTGAATGTACACCGagacatttctttttaaatgagATTATATTTCTCCGATTCCATTGTCATTTACCTTCTAAAGACTTGAAAGCCGCTACAGACGATTTCAAGAGAATGATGATAGATAGGAAACGTTATAGTCAGAACACAGAACGTGGTGAGCAGACGATGCATATCTTATTTCACGGGCTGTTCTTATATGACGACGATGAATGGGACAATGCGTATAACGAGTTGCAGGTTGAAGTGCGTCGACTCAgagacttggcatttgaatgtaGCGATTTCGACAAATATTTGCATTTGTGTAAGAAGATAAATGAAATATCTCATCTTTTTACTAGTAAGAGGGTAAATACAATCGATATACACAAAATTAAATGTCAAGAACTTGtaagaaaaaactgtaaaatatgtcCCCTGATCAATGTTAATTTGCTGTCATGA
- the LOC143063448 gene encoding uncharacterized protein LOC143063448 isoform X2 has product MDSLPEYVFPESAKLSENQIIRVIKSHTKSNNYVLLTFTKLDNFIFNKDINAALGKFSDLCSKILRCSSNIFLLLSSGIRLNMNVGYRIRYVSLLRLSESEAISLLRKSAPDTDFEDTEREIVNGCHCTPGLVLEVASILMHPDGIIKPKYLTNLLCDPKSVLDLFSSNLVTQNEHLRVKIQKLLERLPTSLQLSVNDLILLQGSFSTEALQAVFGHKQSHETTLQIIPLRDSSVLEFDKETNLFSLNPLLRACIDESPNFSTSDLVRLRFVKFFVDLMVTVDNKLYKDSHKSVVEYFHHDYANMKQLLQQAIHCTEDIFTVLMKAVSEAEELFIKCFPVEQVKDFYNHLLNAAKQYGKPEEIAVLKMFLAQAMTQMKVDTNRQVITQLFQEAFRSLSWDHPGYHHMTLLGFLGRFIIRQGKYQKGLRFIQSAIKMKVDGNTRVHRRLIEFLVQKALAEVFRENYDAAEEALNEALDLAQKEAPYHSAIAIIFNTFGLIMDRSGRDEDKALQWYKSSLEERRKFADISPEILVAPLNNIANQSVKRGNNGYALKLTEEALNIRRKCGWNDYYTGLTLRQKAEIFLVQGKQTSAIQLCDEAFKICVECTPRHFFLNEIIFLRFHCHLPSKDLKAATDDFKRMMIDRKRYSQNTERGEQTMHILFHGLFLYDDDEWDNAYNELQVEVRRLRDLAFECSDFDKYLHLCKKINEISHLFTSKRVNTIDIHKIKCQELVRKNCKICPLINVNLLS; this is encoded by the exons ATGGATTCACTGCCAGAATATGTTTTTCCTGAATCCGCAAAACTCAGTGAAAACCAAATCATCCGAGTTATCAAATCTCACACAAAATCGAATAATTATGTGCTATTGACGTTTACAAAGCTTGAtaactttatatttaataaagatattaacGCAGCATTGGGAAAGTTTTCGGATTTGTGTTCAAAAATTTTACGGTGCTCTTCGAATATCTTTTTGTTGTTAAGTAGTGGAATACGTTTGAATATGAATGTGGGTTATAGAATACGGTATGTATCCCTTCTAAGATTATCAGAATCGGAGGCTATATCGTTATTGCGTAAATCAGCTCCAGATACCGATTTCGAAGATACAGAAAGAGAAATAGTGAATGGGTGTCACTGTACTCCTGGTTTGGTATTAGAAGTAGCCAGTATTTTAATGCACCCAGACGGCATTATCAAGCCTAAATACTTAACTAACTTACTCTGCGACCCAAAAAGCGTATTAGATTTGTTCTCATCTAATTTAGTAACTCAGAACGAACACTTGAGAGTGAAAATACAAAAGCTTCTGGAAAGACTTCCAACCAGTCTGCAATTATCAGTTAATGATTTAATATTACTCCAGGGGTCTTTTTCAACAGAGGCATTACAAGCTGTCTTTGGTCATAAACAGTCACATGAAACAACTCTTCAGATTATACCTCTGAGAGACTCATCCGTCTTAGAGTTTGATAAAGAAACTAATTTGTTTTCGCTGAATCCCTTACTTAGAGCTTGTATTGATGAAAGTCCGAATTTCTCAACGTCTGATCTTGTGAGATTGAGATTTGTAAAGTTTTTTGTTGATCTCATGGTAACTGTAGACAATAAATTGTACAAAGATTCTCATAAAAGTGTGGTAGAGTATTTCCACCATGATTATGCTAATATGAAGCAGCTATTACAGCAAGCTATACACTGTACCGAGGATATCTTTACAGTCCTGATGAAA gCAGTCAGTGAAGCTGAAGAGCTTTTCATAAAATGTTTTCCTGTAGAGCAAGTCAAAGATTTTTACAATCATCTTTTAAATGCAGCAAAACAATATGGGAAACCTGAGGAAATTGCCGTACTCAAAATGTTTCTGGCCCAAGCAATGACACAGATGAAAG TGGATACAAATAGACAGGTAATAACCCAGTTATTTCAGGAAGCATTCAGATCTTTGTCATGGGACCATCCAGGGTATCATCACATGACCTTACTTGGATTTCTGGGAAGATTTATAATACGACAGGGAAAATATCAAAAAGGACTAAG ATTTATACAGTCCGCTATAAAGATGAAGGTAGATGGGAATACGAGAGTACACAGAAGGCTTATTGAATTCCTTGTTCAGAAAGCTTTAGCAGAAGTATTTAGAG AAAATTACGATGCTGCAGAAGAAGCATTAAATGAAGCACTGGATCTAGCTCAGAAAGAGGCTCCGTATCATTCAGCAATAGCTATCATATTTAATACATTTGGACTCATTATGGACAGAT CTGGGCGAGATGAAGACAAGGCTCTACAGTGGTACAAATCATCTCTCGAGGAAAGACGGAAGTTTGCTGATATATCACCAGAAATACTTGTCGCACCACTTAACAATATAGCCAATCAGAGTGTCAAAAGAGGGAACAATG GTTATGCACTTAAACTTACAGAAGAAGCGTTAAACATCAGAAGAAAATGTGGATGGAATGATTATTACACAGGTCTAACCTTACGACAGAAAGCAGAAATATTTCTAGTACA AGGAAAGCAGACATCAGCCATTCAATTATGTGACGAAGCCTTTAAGATATGTGTTGAATGTACACCGagacatttctttttaaatgagATTATATTTCTCCGATTCCATTGTCATTTACCTTCTAAAGACTTGAAAGCCGCTACAGACGATTTCAAGAGAATGATGATAGATAGGAAACGTTATAGTCAGAACACAGAACGTGGTGAGCAGACGATGCATATCTTATTTCACGGGCTGTTCTTATATGACGACGATGAATGGGACAATGCGTATAACGAGTTGCAGGTTGAAGTGCGTCGACTCAgagacttggcatttgaatgtaGCGATTTCGACAAATATTTGCATTTGTGTAAGAAGATAAATGAAATATCTCATCTTTTTACTAGTAAGAGGGTAAATACAATCGATATACACAAAATTAAATGTCAAGAACTTGtaagaaaaaactgtaaaatatgtcCCCTGATCAATGTTAATTTGCTGTCATGA